Proteins from a single region of Streptomyces griseiscabiei:
- a CDS encoding SEC-C domain-containing protein, whose amino-acid sequence MSSKRCMSSRSNKARKARQPAAVPPGALGGSNHAQFAEESERLAERCPEEREELLREAAEAWLDAGEHERAVALYERLLDPASGGCREPDIVDAWRINALWEAGKEDVARAAAAAFRARHPRDPAAWSIVAEVFEAGGETAKAAEWFTSGVTHALGVGATVTADVVADSPDSFGLEELVIGRHRVRRLLGEPHDDWDHLADALHEQRASLAGGGRVRPLDELHDPLRRKRLEAGGTDAVLAEFEALAHDFAEDELLSSGRLKTCVLFWPPGEFARLLQRLPSVVEAYGDDHADYRRQVERTLRELSDEGAPRLAVGRATVGDLTAYAEATGSGSLDTPAVRSAYAAELARTGQAVDWPPPRNGPCWCGSERKYKKCCGDPALR is encoded by the coding sequence ATGTCCAGCAAGCGCTGCATGTCCAGCAGGAGCAACAAGGCACGCAAGGCCCGGCAGCCCGCCGCTGTCCCTCCCGGTGCGCTGGGGGGCAGCAACCACGCCCAGTTCGCCGAGGAGAGTGAACGACTGGCGGAGCGATGTCCGGAAGAGCGTGAGGAGCTGCTTCGCGAGGCCGCCGAGGCATGGCTCGACGCCGGAGAGCACGAGCGGGCGGTCGCGCTCTACGAGCGGCTGCTCGACCCGGCGTCGGGCGGCTGCCGGGAGCCGGACATCGTGGACGCCTGGCGTATCAACGCGCTGTGGGAGGCCGGGAAGGAGGATGTGGCCCGCGCCGCCGCTGCCGCGTTCCGCGCGCGGCACCCCCGGGACCCGGCCGCCTGGAGCATCGTCGCCGAGGTCTTCGAGGCCGGGGGCGAGACGGCGAAGGCCGCCGAGTGGTTCACGTCCGGGGTCACACATGCCTTGGGCGTCGGCGCCACCGTGACGGCCGACGTGGTCGCCGATTCCCCGGACTCCTTCGGTCTGGAGGAACTCGTCATCGGCCGCCACCGAGTACGGCGACTGCTCGGCGAACCGCACGACGACTGGGACCACCTGGCAGACGCACTGCACGAACAACGTGCCAGCCTCGCGGGGGGCGGCCGGGTGCGCCCGCTGGATGAGTTGCACGATCCACTTCGCAGGAAGCGGCTGGAGGCCGGGGGCACAGATGCCGTGCTGGCCGAGTTCGAGGCGCTCGCGCACGACTTCGCCGAAGACGAGCTGCTGTCTTCCGGCCGGCTGAAGACCTGTGTTCTGTTCTGGCCGCCGGGAGAGTTCGCGCGGCTGCTCCAGCGCCTGCCGTCCGTCGTGGAGGCGTACGGCGACGACCACGCGGACTATCGTCGCCAGGTCGAACGGACACTGCGCGAGCTGTCCGACGAGGGCGCCCCACGCCTGGCGGTCGGCCGGGCGACGGTGGGCGATCTGACGGCGTACGCGGAGGCGACGGGAAGCGGTTCCCTCGACACTCCGGCGGTCCGGTCCGCGTACGCCGCCGAACTGGCCCGCACGGGGCAGGCGGTCGACTGGCCGCCGCCGCGCAACGGACCGTGCTGGTGCGGCTCGGAGCGCAAGTACAAGAAGTGCTGTGGGGATCCCGCACTCAGGTGA
- a CDS encoding ATP-binding protein, whose product MPVPPAQEAVTVSVFVRRFPATRRGARLARRTARYRLDLWDVPYGSPASDTVALVVAELAANAALHGRDFELRLKYARTHAPAEGVVRVEVSDTHPRHPGPPEPPTGDPADAEGGRGLLIVEAVAARWGVEERTGPGKTVWAECAVDVVDTRSLRRTIRARRSGSS is encoded by the coding sequence ATGCCAGTGCCACCGGCCCAGGAGGCCGTTACCGTAAGTGTGTTCGTGCGGCGTTTCCCGGCCACACGCCGAGGAGCCCGCCTCGCCCGGCGGACCGCCCGGTACCGGCTCGACCTGTGGGACGTGCCGTACGGCAGCCCCGCATCCGACACCGTCGCCCTCGTCGTCGCCGAACTCGCCGCCAACGCCGCGCTGCACGGCCGCGACTTCGAGCTGCGGCTCAAGTACGCCCGTACGCACGCTCCTGCCGAGGGCGTCGTACGCGTCGAGGTGTCCGACACGCACCCGAGGCACCCCGGGCCTCCGGAACCGCCGACCGGTGATCCGGCGGACGCCGAGGGCGGCAGAGGGCTGCTCATCGTCGAGGCCGTCGCGGCGCGTTGGGGCGTCGAGGAGCGCACGGGGCCCGGCAAGACCGTATGGGCGGAGTGCGCGGTGGACGTAGTGGACACGAGATCGCTGCGGCGGACCATCCGAGCAAGGAGGTCGGGGAGCTCCTGA
- a CDS encoding helix-turn-helix domain-containing protein: MTADQGGAENGTSGTEAELSDSLRTFGAVLKALREESGLTQEEFALRVRYSHAYIAKIEQGKRFPPTDLPERAAEALGPVALKVLTAAAKSLTRRAGLASWFRQWAGIEEEAISLYAYECRAVPGLLQPEGYIRAIFDRQIPPLSEEQFERQVAARQERQRLLDERPNTAFSFLIEQAVLERRLGGKEVAREVIANLLEHGTRRNVEILVMPLRQEDHSGVDGQMYLAERDNHQWVGYVEGHGSSTLLAEPKLVSSMLQRYGKMRSQALSRMATVDLLREMQGAL, translated from the coding sequence ATGACTGCGGACCAGGGCGGCGCAGAGAACGGCACCAGCGGCACCGAGGCGGAACTCTCCGACAGCCTCAGGACCTTCGGGGCGGTCCTGAAGGCACTGCGGGAGGAATCCGGCCTGACGCAGGAGGAGTTCGCTCTGCGGGTGCGGTACTCGCACGCGTACATCGCCAAGATCGAGCAGGGGAAGCGGTTCCCTCCCACGGATCTGCCGGAGCGGGCGGCGGAGGCGTTGGGGCCGGTCGCGCTCAAGGTCCTCACGGCGGCGGCGAAGAGTCTGACGAGGCGGGCGGGGCTGGCGTCCTGGTTCCGGCAGTGGGCGGGGATCGAGGAGGAGGCGATCTCCTTGTACGCGTATGAGTGCCGGGCGGTGCCGGGGTTGTTGCAGCCGGAAGGGTACATCCGGGCGATCTTCGACCGACAGATTCCGCCCTTGTCGGAGGAGCAGTTCGAGCGACAGGTAGCCGCACGGCAGGAACGGCAGCGGCTGCTGGACGAGCGCCCGAACACCGCGTTCTCCTTCCTCATCGAGCAGGCCGTACTGGAACGCCGACTGGGAGGCAAAGAGGTGGCACGGGAGGTCATCGCCAACCTCTTGGAACACGGCACCCGCCGAAACGTCGAGATCCTCGTCATGCCCCTCCGGCAGGAGGATCACTCCGGCGTCGACGGCCAGATGTACCTCGCTGAACGTGACAATCACCAGTGGGTCGGTTACGTCGAGGGCCACGGCAGCAGCACCCTCCTGGCGGAGCCGAAATTGGTGAGTTCCATGCTCCAGCGCTATGGGAAGATGCGCTCACAGGCCCTGAGTCGTATGGCCACGGTGGACCTGCTGAGGGAGATGCAAGGAGCGCTATGA
- a CDS encoding DUF397 domain-containing protein: protein MSTELAWFKSSYSGSGGGNCLEVAVRPEAVHVRDSKDKSIRPLTVTPSAWTAFTALAAGSAAHG, encoded by the coding sequence ATGAGCACCGAACTGGCCTGGTTCAAGAGCAGCTACAGCGGCAGTGGCGGCGGCAACTGCCTCGAAGTCGCCGTGCGCCCCGAAGCGGTCCACGTTCGCGACTCCAAGGACAAGAGCATCCGTCCCCTCACCGTCACACCATCCGCCTGGACGGCGTTCACCGCACTCGCGGCGGGCTCGGCCGCGCACGGCTGA
- a CDS encoding TldD/PmbA family protein, with protein MPHAVDQSFLALPLRALADAALARARALGAEHADFRFERVRSASWRLRDAKPAGSSDTTDLGYAVRVVHGGTWGFASGVDLTMDAAAKVASQAVAMAKLSAQVIKAAGSDERVELADEPVHAEKTWVSSYGIDPFAVPDEEKSALLAQWSARLLAADGINHVDASLLAVHENKFYADTAGTVTTQQRVRLHPSLTAVSVDESSGEFDSMRTLAPPAGRGWEYVTGTGWDWDDELARIPELLAEKMRAPSVEAGVYDLVVDPSNLWLTIHESIGHATELDRALGYEAAYAGTSFATFDKLHKLRYGSELMNVTGDRTAEHGLATIGYDDEGVECQSWDLVRDGTLVGYQLDRRIARLTGLGRSNGCAYADSPGHVPVQRMANVSLRPDPAGMSTEDLIGGVDRGIYVVGDRSWSIDMQRYNFQFTGQRFFRIENGRITGQLRDVAYQATTTDFWGSMAALGGPQTYVLGGAFNCGKAQPGQVAAVSHGCPSALFKGVNILNTTQEAGR; from the coding sequence GTGCCCCATGCAGTCGATCAGTCGTTCCTGGCACTCCCCCTACGCGCCCTGGCCGACGCCGCGCTCGCCCGTGCCCGGGCCCTCGGTGCCGAGCACGCGGACTTCCGGTTCGAGCGGGTGCGGAGCGCCTCCTGGCGGCTGCGGGACGCGAAGCCGGCCGGGTCGTCGGACACGACGGATCTGGGGTACGCGGTACGGGTGGTGCACGGCGGGACCTGGGGGTTCGCGTCCGGGGTGGATCTGACGATGGACGCCGCCGCGAAGGTCGCCTCGCAGGCCGTGGCGATGGCCAAGCTGTCGGCGCAGGTCATCAAGGCCGCCGGGTCCGACGAGAGGGTCGAGCTGGCCGACGAGCCGGTGCACGCGGAGAAGACCTGGGTCTCGTCGTACGGGATCGACCCCTTCGCCGTCCCCGACGAGGAGAAGTCCGCGCTGCTGGCGCAGTGGAGCGCGCGGCTGCTGGCGGCCGACGGGATCAACCATGTCGACGCCTCGCTGCTCGCCGTGCACGAGAACAAGTTCTACGCGGACACCGCCGGGACCGTGACCACCCAGCAGCGGGTCCGGCTGCATCCGTCGCTGACGGCGGTGTCGGTCGACGAGTCCAGCGGAGAGTTCGACTCGATGCGGACGCTGGCGCCGCCGGCCGGGCGCGGCTGGGAGTACGTGACGGGCACCGGCTGGGACTGGGACGACGAGCTGGCGCGCATCCCGGAGCTGCTCGCCGAGAAGATGCGGGCGCCCAGCGTCGAGGCGGGCGTCTACGACCTGGTGGTGGACCCCTCCAACCTGTGGCTGACCATCCACGAGTCCATCGGGCACGCCACCGAGCTGGACCGCGCGCTCGGCTACGAGGCCGCCTACGCCGGTACGTCCTTCGCCACCTTCGACAAGCTCCACAAGCTGCGGTACGGCTCCGAGCTGATGAACGTCACCGGTGACCGCACCGCCGAGCACGGTCTGGCGACCATCGGGTACGACGACGAGGGCGTGGAGTGCCAGAGCTGGGACCTGGTGCGGGACGGGACGCTCGTCGGCTATCAACTCGACCGCCGTATCGCGAGGTTGACCGGTCTCGGGCGGTCCAACGGCTGTGCGTACGCCGACTCCCCCGGGCATGTGCCGGTGCAGCGGATGGCGAACGTGTCGCTGCGGCCGGACCCGGCGGGCATGTCCACCGAGGACCTGATCGGCGGGGTCGACCGGGGGATCTACGTGGTCGGGGACCGGTCGTGGTCCATCGACATGCAGCGCTACAACTTCCAGTTCACCGGGCAGCGGTTCTTCCGGATCGAGAACGGGCGGATCACCGGACAGCTGCGGGACGTCGCCTACCAGGCCACGACCACCGACTTCTGGGGGTCCATGGCGGCCTTGGGCGGGCCGCAGACGTACGTCCTCGGCGGCGCCTTCAACTGCGGCAAGGCCCAGCCGGGCCAGGTCGCCGCGGTCTCGCACGGCTGCCCGTCGGCCCTCTTCAAGGGCGTCAACATCCTCAACACCACGCAGGAGGCCGGTCGATGA
- a CDS encoding metallopeptidase TldD-related protein, whose amino-acid sequence MSARDSKAHKPHEIVERALGLSRADGCVVIADEYSTANLRWAGNALTTNGVTRGRSVTVVALVDGKEGTASGVVSRSAVTAEELEPLVRAAEAAARGAGPAEDAQPLITGVEHSPDFTDAPAETSSAVFADFAPALGESFARARAGGRELYGFANHELVSSYLGTSTGLRLRHDQPNGTLELNAKSPDRKRSAWAGRSTRDFKDVDPAALDAELAVRLGWAERRVPLPAGRYETLLPPTAVADLLIYQMWSASARDAAEGRTVFSKPGGGTRIGERLTELPLSLRSDPNEPGLESAPFVLAHSSGGDSSVFDNGLPLGATDWISRGEIARLPTTRHSAGLTGLPVVPTIGNLILDGGDDRSLEEMVANTGRGLLLTCLWYIREVDPATLLLTGLTRDGVYLVENGEVTGEVNNFRFNESPVDLLGRATEAGRTEKTLPREWSDYFTRAAMPALRVPDFNMSSVSQGV is encoded by the coding sequence ATGAGCGCCCGTGACAGCAAGGCCCACAAGCCCCACGAGATCGTCGAGCGGGCCCTCGGACTCTCCCGCGCCGACGGCTGTGTGGTGATCGCCGACGAGTACTCGACGGCGAACCTGCGCTGGGCGGGCAACGCGCTGACCACGAACGGGGTCACCCGGGGCCGGTCGGTGACCGTCGTCGCCCTGGTCGACGGCAAGGAGGGCACCGCCTCCGGGGTGGTGTCGCGGTCGGCGGTCACCGCCGAGGAGCTGGAGCCGCTGGTGCGGGCCGCCGAGGCCGCCGCGCGCGGCGCGGGACCCGCCGAGGACGCGCAGCCGCTGATCACGGGCGTGGAGCACTCCCCCGACTTCACGGACGCGCCCGCCGAGACCTCCTCCGCCGTGTTCGCCGACTTCGCGCCGGCGCTCGGCGAGTCCTTCGCCCGCGCGCGTGCGGGCGGCCGGGAGCTGTACGGCTTCGCCAACCACGAGCTGGTCTCCAGCTATCTCGGTACGTCCACCGGACTGCGGCTGCGGCACGACCAGCCGAACGGAACGCTGGAGCTGAACGCCAAGTCGCCGGACCGCAAGCGCTCGGCGTGGGCGGGGCGCTCCACCCGGGACTTCAAGGACGTCGACCCGGCGGCCCTGGACGCCGAGCTGGCCGTACGGCTGGGCTGGGCCGAGCGGCGGGTGCCGCTGCCGGCGGGGCGGTACGAGACGCTGCTGCCGCCGACGGCCGTGGCGGATCTGCTGATCTACCAGATGTGGTCGGCGTCGGCGCGGGACGCGGCCGAGGGCAGGACCGTGTTCAGCAAGCCCGGCGGTGGCACCCGGATCGGCGAGCGGCTGACCGAGCTGCCGCTGAGCCTGCGCAGCGACCCGAACGAGCCGGGCCTGGAGTCCGCGCCGTTCGTGCTGGCCCACTCCTCCGGCGGCGACAGCTCGGTCTTCGACAACGGGCTGCCGCTGGGGGCGACGGACTGGATCAGCCGGGGCGAGATCGCGCGTCTGCCGACCACCCGGCACAGCGCCGGCCTGACCGGGCTGCCGGTGGTGCCGACGATCGGCAATCTGATCCTGGACGGCGGTGACGACCGCTCCCTGGAGGAGATGGTCGCGAACACCGGGCGCGGGCTGCTGCTGACCTGCCTGTGGTACATCCGCGAGGTGGACCCGGCGACGCTGCTGCTGACCGGGCTGACCCGGGACGGCGTCTACCTCGTGGAGAACGGCGAGGTCACGGGCGAGGTCAACAACTTCCGGTTCAACGAGTCGCCGGTCGACCTGCTCGGCCGGGCCACCGAGGCGGGGCGGACCGAGAAGACGCTGCCGCGCGAGTGGAGCGACTACTTCACCAGGGCGGCGATGCCCGCGCTGCGGGTGCCGGATTTCAATATGAGTTCTGTCAGCCAGGGCGTATAA
- the tyrS gene encoding tyrosine--tRNA ligase, which produces MTDIVDELKWRGLFALSTDEDALRKALADGPVTFYCGFDPTAPSLHVGHLVQVLTVRRLQQAGHRPLALVGGATGLIGDPRPTAERTLNDPETVAGWVGRLRAQIEPFLSFEGENAAVMVNNLDWTEGLSAIEFLRDIGKHFRVNKMLTKDSVARRLESDQGISYTEFSYQILQGMDFLQLYRRHGCTLQQGGSDQWGNLTAGLDLIHRLEPGVEAHALATPLMTKADGTKFGKTEGGAVWLDPEMTTPYAFYQFWLNVDDRDITRYMRILSFKSRAELEELEAQTEERPQARAAQRALAEELTTLVHGPEQTAAVIAASRALFGQGELAELDEKTLAAALSELPHAKVAGLAPVVDLLAEVGLVPSKSAGRRTVKEGGAYVNNVKVTAEDAVPASEDLIHGRWLVLRRGKRNLAAVEVVGA; this is translated from the coding sequence GTGACGGACATCGTCGACGAGCTGAAGTGGCGAGGGCTGTTCGCCCTGTCCACCGACGAGGACGCCTTGCGCAAGGCGCTCGCGGACGGTCCTGTCACGTTCTATTGCGGTTTCGACCCGACCGCGCCGTCCCTGCACGTCGGGCATCTGGTGCAGGTGCTCACGGTGCGCCGGCTCCAGCAGGCCGGGCACCGGCCGCTGGCGCTGGTCGGCGGCGCGACGGGTCTGATCGGCGACCCCCGCCCGACGGCGGAGCGCACACTGAACGACCCGGAGACGGTCGCGGGCTGGGTCGGCAGGCTGCGCGCCCAGATCGAGCCGTTCCTGTCCTTCGAGGGCGAGAACGCGGCCGTCATGGTCAACAACCTCGACTGGACCGAGGGCCTGTCCGCCATCGAGTTCCTGCGGGACATCGGCAAGCACTTCCGCGTCAACAAGATGCTGACGAAGGACTCCGTCGCCCGGCGGCTGGAGTCCGACCAGGGCATCAGCTACACCGAGTTCAGCTACCAGATCCTCCAGGGCATGGACTTCCTCCAGCTCTACCGGAGGCACGGCTGCACACTCCAGCAGGGCGGCAGCGACCAGTGGGGCAACCTCACGGCCGGCCTGGACCTGATCCACCGCCTGGAGCCCGGTGTGGAGGCGCACGCGCTGGCCACCCCGCTGATGACCAAGGCGGACGGCACCAAGTTCGGCAAGACCGAGGGCGGCGCCGTCTGGCTCGACCCGGAGATGACGACGCCGTACGCGTTCTACCAGTTCTGGCTGAACGTGGACGACCGCGACATCACCCGGTACATGCGGATCCTGTCCTTCAAGTCCCGTGCGGAGCTGGAGGAGTTGGAGGCGCAGACCGAGGAGCGGCCGCAGGCGCGGGCCGCGCAGCGGGCGCTGGCCGAGGAGCTGACGACGCTGGTGCACGGCCCGGAGCAGACGGCCGCGGTGATCGCCGCCTCCCGTGCGCTGTTCGGGCAGGGCGAGCTGGCGGAGCTGGACGAGAAGACGCTGGCGGCGGCGCTGTCCGAGCTGCCGCACGCGAAGGTCGCCGGGCTGGCGCCCGTCGTGGATCTCCTCGCCGAGGTCGGGCTGGTGCCCAGCAAGTCCGCGGGGCGGCGGACCGTGAAGGAGGGCGGGGCGTACGTGAACAATGTGAAGGTCACCGCCGAGGACGCCGTTCCGGCGTCGGAGGACCTCATTCACGGGCGGTGGCTGGTGCTGCGGCGGGGCAAGAGGAATCTGGCGGCGGTCGAGGTCGTCGGGGCCTAG
- a CDS encoding GlsB/YeaQ/YmgE family stress response membrane protein: MGWLWAIIVGFILGLLAKAILPGKQHSPLWLTTIFGMLGAIVGNAVARGFGVEETAGIDWSRHIFQLVAAIIIVALGDMAYMATLGKRKQRT; this comes from the coding sequence ATGGGCTGGTTGTGGGCGATCATCGTGGGATTCATCCTCGGCCTGTTGGCCAAGGCGATCCTCCCGGGCAAGCAGCACAGCCCGCTCTGGCTGACGACGATCTTCGGCATGCTGGGCGCGATCGTCGGCAACGCCGTCGCCCGCGGCTTCGGCGTCGAGGAGACCGCCGGTATCGACTGGAGCCGCCACATCTTCCAGCTCGTCGCCGCGATCATCATCGTCGCCCTCGGCGACATGGCCTACATGGCGACCCTGGGCAAGAGGAAGCAGCGCACCTGA